One Ignavibacterium album JCM 16511 genomic region harbors:
- a CDS encoding class I SAM-dependent methyltransferase has translation MINDSQNFDKVNLAFSKQSNIYDEYERSNPILWWMRQQVYDVALSHLKKGNKILELNSGTGTDAIFFAKQGYDITCTDLSDGMIEKISIKVKKENLAEQVKIFKCSFTELDGLIPNKFDLIFSNFGGLNCVNDLRLVTRFFPTLLNEGGKVILVIMPPVCLWEIATAFTGKLKIAFRRFSKTGASANVEGVEIKTFYFSSKKIKEALGKQFRVIQLKGLGVFTPIPQMENFIIKHPRLMKIFKKSDQILSKHFPFNLIGDHLILVAQYNPETK, from the coding sequence ATGATTAATGATTCTCAGAATTTTGATAAAGTCAATCTTGCGTTTTCAAAACAATCAAATATTTATGATGAATACGAAAGATCTAATCCAATTCTCTGGTGGATGCGCCAGCAAGTTTATGATGTGGCTTTAAGTCATCTAAAAAAAGGCAATAAAATTCTTGAACTGAACAGCGGAACAGGAACCGATGCAATCTTCTTTGCAAAACAAGGATATGATATTACCTGCACAGATCTATCCGATGGAATGATTGAAAAGATTTCAATCAAAGTAAAAAAAGAAAATCTTGCAGAGCAAGTAAAAATTTTTAAGTGCTCATTTACAGAACTTGACGGACTTATTCCTAACAAATTTGATTTAATATTCTCAAACTTTGGCGGATTAAATTGTGTTAATGATTTAAGATTAGTAACTCGTTTCTTTCCAACTTTATTAAATGAAGGAGGAAAAGTTATTCTTGTTATTATGCCTCCGGTTTGTCTTTGGGAAATAGCAACAGCATTTACAGGCAAATTAAAAATTGCTTTCAGAAGATTTAGTAAAACTGGCGCATCGGCAAATGTTGAAGGAGTTGAAATTAAGACATTCTACTTTTCATCAAAAAAAATTAAAGAAGCACTAGGAAAACAGTTTAGGGTAATTCAATTGAAAGGTTTAGGAGTGTTCACACCTATTCCTCAAATGGAAAATTTTATTATCAAACATCCTCGCTTGATGAAAATTTTTAAAAAGTCAGATCAAATATTAAGCAAACATTTCCCGTTTAATTTAATCGGCGATCACTTAATTTTGGTTGCTCAATATAATCCCGAAACAAAATGA
- a CDS encoding B12-binding domain-containing radical SAM protein: MNKIILFNPKSANWKHRIPNSILQIGASIHNKLEYVFVDGNLETNCWNKIKKYLTTNEYKYFAVTVMPGMQLRQAIPFSKKVRESFPSVKIIWGGYFASNQYKVCLESGFVDFVINGPGDEAFPKLIDALEQNTDYTSINNLIYKNENQIVKTNKSDLLDQDSLPALPYEHLNKFYPIEKYLGKTFLGKKTAAYHSSIGCPFTCSFCAVVPIYNARWKGKSAKNIFKDLMYLKESFGIDAVEFHDNNFFVSEKRTVEFSEFIKDKNIKWWGEGRIDTIDKYEDDSLALMKEAGCKMIFFGAETGNDDILKQMDKGGTQSREQIISFAKRLRRFNIIPEYSFVLGLPAESESKVYQQINDDIKFIREIKEVNPDTEIIIYVYSPVPTEGSELYKQVTKAGFKFPEKLEDWLSPSWENFDLRKNPLTPWLKPYMIDRIKNFETVLNGFFPTVSDYKLTSLQRKLIRFISSWRYKSGFYALPYEIKFQQRFWLKYRQPEIEGFYSE; this comes from the coding sequence ATGAACAAAATCATTCTCTTTAATCCCAAAAGCGCAAATTGGAAACATCGGATTCCAAACTCAATACTTCAGATTGGCGCTTCTATTCATAACAAGCTTGAATATGTTTTTGTTGACGGAAACTTAGAGACTAATTGCTGGAATAAAATTAAAAAATATCTTACTACGAATGAGTATAAGTACTTTGCAGTAACTGTAATGCCCGGAATGCAACTAAGGCAAGCAATTCCCTTCTCTAAAAAAGTAAGAGAAAGCTTTCCTTCAGTAAAAATTATCTGGGGCGGATACTTTGCTTCTAATCAATATAAAGTTTGTCTGGAATCCGGTTTTGTGGATTTTGTAATCAATGGTCCTGGCGATGAAGCATTCCCAAAGCTGATTGATGCTTTAGAACAAAATACTGACTACACTTCTATAAACAATTTGATTTACAAAAACGAAAATCAAATCGTTAAAACAAATAAATCTGATTTGCTCGATCAGGATTCTTTACCTGCTTTACCTTATGAACATCTGAATAAATTTTATCCGATTGAAAAATATCTTGGTAAAACTTTTTTGGGTAAAAAAACAGCAGCATACCATTCGAGCATTGGCTGTCCTTTCACCTGTTCTTTCTGTGCTGTTGTTCCGATTTACAATGCAAGATGGAAAGGAAAATCTGCAAAGAATATTTTTAAGGATTTGATGTACCTCAAAGAAAGTTTTGGAATTGATGCCGTTGAATTTCACGATAACAATTTTTTTGTTTCTGAAAAAAGAACTGTTGAGTTCTCCGAATTTATTAAAGATAAAAATATAAAATGGTGGGGTGAAGGAAGAATAGATACAATTGATAAGTATGAAGACGATTCGCTTGCATTGATGAAAGAAGCCGGCTGCAAAATGATTTTCTTTGGTGCAGAAACAGGCAATGACGATATTCTGAAACAAATGGATAAAGGCGGAACTCAGAGTCGTGAACAAATAATAAGTTTTGCAAAGAGACTTCGTAGGTTTAATATCATTCCGGAATATTCTTTTGTGCTTGGTTTGCCAGCAGAGTCAGAAAGCAAAGTTTATCAGCAGATAAATGATGATATAAAGTTTATTAGAGAAATAAAAGAAGTTAATCCCGATACCGAAATCATAATTTATGTTTATTCTCCCGTTCCCACAGAAGGTTCTGAGCTTTATAAACAGGTAACAAAAGCAGGCTTTAAATTTCCTGAAAAGCTTGAGGATTGGTTAAGCCCGTCGTGGGAAAATTTCGATTTAAGAAAGAACCCGTTAACTCCCTGGCTCAAACCATATATGATTGACAGAATAAAAAACTTCGAGACTGTGTTAAATGGTTTCTTCCCCACTGTTTCCGACTACAAGCTCACTTCTCTACAAAGGAAATTAATCAGATTTATTTCCTCGTGGAGATATAAATCAGGATTTTACGCTTTGCCTTACGAGATAAAATTTCAGCAAAGATTCTGGTTAAAATATCGTCAACCGGAAATTGAAGGATTTTACTCAGAATGA
- a CDS encoding glycosyltransferase: MKKVKHILILTPGFPSDENDSVCIPPLQDFLLHFKEAFPQVQFTIIAFHYPFDKSFYKWHDMFVLSLRGKNLKRDKIFVWDGALTMAKYLYGQNRLDIVHSLWLGECAFIGNRIAAKYKIRHICTLMGQDVSPKNIYLKMLNKRKIEIVALSENQSKAFEKITGRNVDKKIFWGVPAQKYDYSSKREIDLIGVGSLIPLKNFKLMIKTIKILKKDFPEINCKLIGAGNQANELKKLCKENNLEKNIEFLGKQSRDSVFEYMRRSKILFHPSTFEGSGMVFAEALANGMHIVSFNVGYAQKNSNWQIANSDEEMISNVKRLLSSALNHTAQNLFPIEKTINDYAKLYGLIN, encoded by the coding sequence ATGAAAAAAGTAAAACACATATTGATTCTAACTCCCGGTTTTCCATCAGATGAAAATGATTCAGTATGCATTCCGCCTCTACAGGATTTCTTATTGCATTTTAAAGAAGCATTCCCTCAGGTTCAGTTTACAATCATTGCATTTCATTATCCGTTTGACAAATCATTTTATAAATGGCACGATATGTTTGTTTTAAGCTTGCGCGGAAAAAATCTGAAACGTGATAAAATTTTTGTTTGGGATGGTGCTTTAACTATGGCAAAATATCTTTACGGACAAAACAGACTTGATATTGTTCATTCACTCTGGCTTGGCGAATGTGCCTTTATCGGAAACAGAATTGCTGCAAAATATAAAATCAGACATATATGCACTTTAATGGGCCAGGATGTTTCTCCCAAAAATATTTATTTAAAAATGTTGAATAAACGGAAAATAGAAATAGTTGCTCTTTCAGAAAATCAATCAAAGGCATTTGAAAAGATTACGGGTCGTAATGTTGATAAAAAAATATTTTGGGGTGTTCCAGCTCAGAAATATGATTACAGTTCAAAAAGAGAAATAGATTTAATTGGCGTCGGTTCTTTAATACCGCTTAAAAATTTTAAGCTGATGATTAAAACGATTAAAATACTCAAAAAAGATTTTCCGGAAATTAATTGCAAACTAATTGGTGCTGGAAATCAGGCAAATGAACTTAAAAAGTTATGTAAAGAAAATAATCTTGAGAAGAATATTGAATTTCTCGGAAAGCAATCCAGAGATTCCGTATTTGAATATATGCGAAGAAGCAAAATTCTTTTTCATCCATCAACTTTCGAAGGTTCGGGAATGGTTTTTGCCGAAGCACTTGCAAACGGAATGCATATAGTTTCATTTAATGTCGGTTATGCACAGAAAAATTCTAACTGGCAAATTGCTAACAGTGATGAAGAGATGATCAGTAATGTTAAAAGGCTTTTATCATCTGCACTTAATCATACTGCTCAAAACCTGTTTCCGATTGAAAAAACTATTAACGACTACGCAAAGCTTTACGGTTTAATTAATTGA
- a CDS encoding ligand-binding sensor domain-containing protein encodes MIQKKLNGFYMYLLLAICTNIMFAITENPDYKFTQLKIEDGLSQSTVYSIIQDKKGFMWFGTGNGLNKYDGYKFYIYSNNPSDSTTISDNGIISMYEDNEGIIWIGTSAGNINRFDRASEIFSHKNISDLVEKSVLPSDYYFDYPISFARNLSQTITAICEDLNHNLWIGTWGNGIIVIDKNFKLLNHFYSDLNDKKSSLPTNRIMDIQCDSDGNIWIATFGNGLLRADINDNKTYSIKITTYLSKSTSTKGDDFIIKVFEDRKKNLWIGTYYSGFFFLSADEKKSGLQQAKFEHYKYSDNDNTLSNNTVMYFDEDKEGNIWIGTLGGGLDRFNQKSKSFLNFKSDPLKQNSIADNDVLSLCIDKSGIIWVGSHLGKGVTKIQRNTTKFNLIGFQPNNPNSLNDGVVWAIHKDKRGLLWIGTYKGGLNCYDPLRNKLLFFKNKSNSKLSSNHIRAIVEDSYENLWIGTYDGGLNIYNKNTGEIKVYMHNFGDTNSISGNQIQTILIDGDNYYIGTFGGGINKISINGNPFNRQLKFRKFIHKEDDENSVSDNRIYKIYKDEEGLIWICTYGGGVNLFNPESETFKKYPNTAAEKENMTANNMMTILRDSYNTMWTGTYGGGLFSFEIESARFTRYSVREGMPSAVVYGILEDRLKNLWISSDNGIFKYDLINKDFTRFDIKDGLQSLEFSGGAYLYSNDGIMYFGGINGINFFRPEEIKTNTFIPPVVISSVKVLDNIIKGEPSELNLRYDENTISFEFASLDYSDPKDNLYAYILEGFDNDWQFTNSSLRIATYTNLSPGEYVFKVRGSNSDGIWNENYASITIIISPPFWKTYWFIVLASLFTILILYYVFTIRIKSQLAIEKLKSRLAADLHDNVGSGLTEISILSEVASRKNVSGSSNELVKISELSRQLVDNMSDIVWVVNPEKDSLHDLIIRLKNSYSEILSSMSCELKIKDIQKLKKIKIPIDVKQNLYLILKEAFNNAIKHSRASLIQMSFETEDDFLKIILMDNGIGMDLNKINLGNGISNMNKRASAIGWNLEIDSKEGDGTAIVFSGKIKSRKLSELLK; translated from the coding sequence TTGATTCAAAAAAAGTTAAATGGTTTTTATATGTACTTGTTGCTGGCAATCTGTACAAATATTATGTTTGCCATCACAGAAAATCCGGATTACAAGTTCACACAGCTTAAGATTGAAGATGGTCTTTCACAGAGCACTGTTTATTCAATAATTCAGGATAAAAAGGGATTTATGTGGTTCGGAACCGGAAACGGACTGAATAAATATGATGGTTATAAATTTTACATTTACTCTAATAATCCTTCTGACTCAACCACAATTTCTGATAATGGAATTATTTCTATGTATGAAGACAATGAAGGAATTATCTGGATTGGAACTTCTGCCGGAAATATTAATCGTTTCGACAGAGCAAGTGAAATATTCTCACATAAAAATATTTCTGATTTGGTTGAAAAATCAGTTCTGCCCTCTGATTATTATTTTGATTATCCTATTTCCTTTGCGAGAAATCTATCACAAACAATTACAGCTATATGTGAAGATTTAAATCATAATCTCTGGATTGGAACCTGGGGAAATGGAATAATTGTAATTGATAAAAACTTTAAACTGCTAAACCATTTTTATAGTGACCTAAATGATAAAAAATCATCTTTGCCCACAAACAGAATAATGGATATTCAATGCGATAGTGATGGTAATATCTGGATTGCAACTTTTGGTAACGGATTGCTTAGAGCCGACATAAATGACAACAAAACTTATTCGATTAAAATTACGACCTACTTAAGCAAAAGCACATCAACCAAAGGCGATGATTTTATAATAAAAGTTTTTGAAGACAGAAAGAAAAATCTTTGGATAGGAACTTATTACTCCGGCTTTTTCTTTTTATCGGCAGACGAGAAAAAATCAGGCTTGCAGCAAGCTAAATTCGAACATTATAAATATTCTGATAATGATAATACATTATCTAACAATACTGTAATGTATTTCGATGAAGATAAAGAAGGAAATATCTGGATTGGAACTTTGGGTGGTGGACTTGACAGATTCAATCAAAAGTCAAAATCATTTTTAAATTTTAAATCTGATCCTCTTAAACAAAATTCAATAGCTGATAATGATGTGCTTTCTCTTTGCATTGATAAATCAGGAATCATTTGGGTTGGTTCACACCTTGGTAAAGGTGTAACAAAAATTCAGCGAAACACAACAAAGTTTAATCTTATCGGATTTCAGCCAAATAATCCAAACTCATTGAACGATGGGGTGGTTTGGGCAATTCATAAAGACAAGCGTGGGTTGCTTTGGATTGGAACATACAAGGGAGGTTTAAACTGCTATGATCCGTTAAGAAATAAATTATTATTCTTTAAGAATAAATCGAACAGCAAACTAAGCAGCAATCACATTCGTGCGATAGTTGAAGATAGTTATGAGAATCTTTGGATCGGCACTTATGATGGAGGACTAAATATCTACAACAAAAATACTGGTGAAATAAAAGTTTATATGCACAACTTCGGTGATACAAATTCTATTTCCGGAAATCAGATTCAAACAATCCTTATAGACGGAGATAATTATTACATCGGAACATTTGGCGGAGGAATAAACAAAATTTCTATAAACGGAAATCCTTTTAATCGGCAATTAAAATTCCGAAAGTTCATTCACAAAGAAGATGATGAAAATTCTGTTTCAGATAACCGTATTTATAAAATTTATAAAGATGAAGAAGGATTAATCTGGATTTGCACTTATGGAGGTGGTGTAAATCTTTTTAATCCGGAATCGGAAACCTTTAAGAAATATCCGAACACTGCCGCAGAAAAAGAAAATATGACCGCAAATAATATGATGACTATACTGCGGGATTCTTACAATACGATGTGGACAGGAACTTACGGCGGAGGATTATTCAGCTTTGAAATTGAATCCGCCAGGTTTACAAGATATTCTGTTCGTGAAGGAATGCCCAGCGCAGTGGTTTACGGCATTCTTGAAGACCGCTTGAAAAATCTTTGGATAAGTTCTGACAACGGAATTTTTAAGTATGATTTAATCAATAAAGATTTTACACGATTCGATATTAAAGATGGTTTGCAAAGCCTTGAATTCAGTGGTGGAGCGTATCTCTATTCCAATGACGGAATTATGTACTTTGGTGGAATAAACGGAATAAATTTCTTCAGACCTGAAGAAATCAAAACAAATACTTTCATTCCTCCTGTTGTAATTTCTTCAGTAAAAGTTTTGGATAATATTATTAAAGGCGAACCTTCCGAATTAAATCTTCGTTATGATGAAAACACAATAAGCTTCGAGTTTGCTTCTCTGGATTATTCTGATCCGAAAGACAATCTCTATGCATATATACTCGAGGGCTTTGATAACGATTGGCAATTCACAAACTCTTCTTTGCGAATTGCTACCTACACAAATCTGTCACCAGGTGAATATGTATTTAAAGTAAGAGGCAGCAACAGTGATGGTATATGGAATGAAAATTATGCTTCTATTACAATTATTATTTCGCCGCCGTTCTGGAAAACTTATTGGTTTATTGTGCTTGCTTCATTGTTTACGATTTTAATTCTTTATTATGTATTTACGATAAGAATCAAAAGTCAGCTTGCAATTGAAAAGCTCAAATCGCGACTTGCTGCTGACCTTCACGATAATGTTGGTTCGGGCTTAACCGAGATTTCCATTCTGAGTGAAGTTGCTTCAAGAAAAAATGTAAGCGGCTCTTCAAATGAACTTGTTAAAATAAGCGAACTGTCAAGACAACTTGTTGATAATATGAGCGATATAGTTTGGGTGGTTAATCCTGAAAAAGATTCATTACACGATTTGATTATCAGATTAAAAAATTCTTATTCGGAAATTCTTTCATCAATGAGTTGTGAACTGAAAATAAAAGACATTCAAAAACTGAAAAAAATAAAAATTCCTATAGATGTAAAACAGAATCTTTATCTTATTCTTAAAGAAGCTTTCAACAATGCTATTAAACACAGCAGAGCATCCTTAATTCAAATGAGTTTTGAAACTGAAGATGACTTCTTGAAGATTATTCTTATGGATAACGGTATAGGAATGGACTTAAATAAAATTAATCTTGGTAATGGAATTTCAAATATGAACAAGCGTGCCAGTGCAATTGGATGGAATCTGGAAATTGATTCAAAAGAAGGTGATGGAACAGCAATAGTATTCAGTGGTAAAATTAAATCAAGAAAATTATCTGAGTTGCTGAAATGA
- a CDS encoding class I SAM-dependent methyltransferase, whose translation MNLSEVLQLPKSDGVYLFEKEKNPFEESYLRLRRKEKRLYSDEEVKLFPFASSLNPHKKEWDYRAKSFIRFKEYLKNFNKQIDILDLGCGNGWFAGELAKLFSHNFYCTDINLYELKQGARLFKNENVKFVYGDIFKMELAKNSFDLIVMNSSIQYFENINSLLKELIFTLKLDGEIHIIDSPFYDIEDVRLAKQRTEEYYRKLGFPEMSKFYFHHTYKNLLDFNHQILFDPRTMKNKLMAFAFKSDTPFPWIKIKR comes from the coding sequence ATGAACTTATCTGAAGTACTACAACTACCGAAATCAGATGGTGTATATCTTTTTGAAAAAGAAAAAAATCCATTCGAAGAAAGTTATCTCAGACTTAGAAGAAAAGAAAAACGATTATATAGTGATGAAGAAGTAAAACTATTTCCATTTGCTTCTTCCCTAAATCCTCATAAAAAAGAATGGGATTATCGTGCAAAGTCATTTATCAGATTCAAAGAATATTTGAAAAACTTTAATAAACAAATTGATATTCTTGATCTTGGTTGTGGGAATGGGTGGTTTGCCGGTGAGTTGGCAAAGTTATTCTCGCATAATTTTTATTGCACTGATATAAACTTATATGAATTAAAACAAGGCGCACGATTATTCAAAAACGAAAATGTAAAATTCGTTTACGGAGATATTTTCAAAATGGAGTTGGCGAAAAATTCTTTTGACTTAATTGTGATGAATTCATCAATACAATATTTCGAAAACATTAACTCATTACTGAAAGAATTGATTTTTACCCTCAAACTTGATGGCGAAATACACATAATTGACTCACCATTTTATGATATTGAAGATGTCCGACTTGCAAAACAAAGAACCGAAGAATACTACAGAAAACTTGGCTTTCCCGAAATGAGTAAGTTTTATTTTCATCATACATATAAAAACTTGCTCGATTTCAACCATCAGATTTTATTCGATCCACGCACTATGAAAAACAAACTCATGGCTTTTGCGTTTAAATCTGACACACCTTTTCCCTGGATAAAAATTAAAAGATGA
- a CDS encoding pirin family protein — translation MKYKIHRSEERGKANYGWLDTKYSFSFARYYDPDKMGFGMLRVLNDDIVLPDSGFGTHPHDNMEIITIILDGQLQHKDSMGNGSVIKKDEIQVMSAGSGVTHSEFNPSKTEIVHLLQIWIYPKEENITPRYDQKSFPKEERRNNLVTVVSGFNEYGSLYIHQNAEIKLGYFDKGNKIKHKIREGNGVYLFVIDGHLKVGDEDLFRRDAIGIYDTSEFETEVIENSEFVLLEVPMN, via the coding sequence ATGAAATATAAAATTCATCGCTCAGAAGAAAGAGGAAAAGCAAATTACGGTTGGCTTGATACTAAATACAGTTTCAGCTTTGCACGATATTATGATCCCGACAAAATGGGATTTGGCATGTTGAGAGTTTTAAATGATGATATTGTTTTACCTGATTCCGGATTTGGAACTCATCCTCATGATAATATGGAAATCATCACAATTATTCTTGATGGTCAGCTTCAGCACAAAGACAGTATGGGAAACGGTTCTGTAATTAAGAAAGATGAAATTCAGGTTATGTCTGCAGGAAGTGGAGTTACACATTCTGAATTCAACCCATCGAAAACAGAAATAGTTCACCTCCTGCAAATTTGGATTTATCCCAAAGAAGAAAATATTACTCCGAGATACGATCAGAAATCATTTCCGAAAGAAGAACGAAGAAATAATCTTGTTACAGTAGTTTCCGGATTTAACGAATACGGTTCATTGTATATTCATCAGAATGCAGAAATAAAGTTGGGATATTTTGATAAAGGAAATAAAATTAAACATAAAATCAGAGAAGGAAACGGCGTTTATCTTTTTGTTATTGATGGACATTTGAAAGTTGGCGATGAAGATTTATTCAGAAGAGATGCAATCGGAATTTATGATACAAGCGAGTTTGAAACTGAAGTAATTGAAAATTCTGAATTCGTTCTTCTTGAAGTTCCGATGAATTAA
- a CDS encoding 1-aminocyclopropane-1-carboxylate deaminase/D-cysteine desulfhydrase translates to MNVEAIKNYFSSYRQTPLQQVTDDIFLQKKINLFIKRDDLIDEHLSGNKFFKLKYNLIEAAENNYSTLLSFGGAYSNHIYSLAYAGKIFGFKAVGVIRGEEHLPLNPTLSFAKECGMEFYYLSRSEYRKKYSEEILSGLEKTFGDFYLIPEGGSNFLAVRGCSEIPKRIEANYDYIFCACGTGGTIAGIIDGSDEISKVIGVADLKNASFLKEDIYKLSQTKKSNWEILLDYHFGGYAKFSSELLSFIKSFEEKFNIPLEPIYTGKMLFAIYDLTKKNFFPENSTIVAYHSGGLQGLKGLRERKIWS, encoded by the coding sequence ATGAATGTCGAAGCGATTAAAAATTATTTTTCCTCATACAGGCAAACGCCACTTCAGCAAGTTACTGATGATATTTTCCTTCAAAAGAAAATTAATCTTTTCATCAAACGCGATGATCTGATTGACGAACATTTGAGCGGTAATAAATTTTTCAAACTAAAGTATAACCTGATTGAAGCTGCTGAAAATAATTATTCAACGCTGCTTTCATTTGGTGGAGCTTATTCAAACCATATTTATTCACTTGCTTATGCAGGCAAGATATTCGGCTTTAAAGCGGTCGGAGTAATCAGAGGAGAAGAACATCTTCCACTTAATCCAACTCTTAGTTTTGCTAAAGAATGTGGAATGGAGTTTTATTACTTAAGCAGAAGCGAATACAGAAAAAAGTATTCAGAGGAAATTTTATCCGGTTTGGAAAAAACATTTGGCGATTTCTATCTTATTCCCGAAGGCGGAAGTAATTTTCTTGCAGTCAGAGGATGTTCGGAAATTCCCAAAAGAATAGAAGCCAACTATGATTATATCTTTTGTGCTTGTGGTACAGGCGGAACTATTGCCGGAATAATTGATGGCTCAGATGAAATCTCAAAAGTAATTGGTGTTGCTGATCTTAAAAATGCATCATTCCTCAAGGAAGATATTTATAAACTTTCACAAACTAAAAAATCAAACTGGGAGATTCTACTTGATTATCATTTTGGTGGTTATGCAAAGTTCAGTTCGGAGTTATTATCATTCATAAAATCCTTTGAAGAAAAATTTAATATTCCTCTTGAACCCATTTATACAGGCAAAATGCTTTTTGCTATTTATGATTTAACAAAGAAAAATTTCTTTCCTGAAAACTCTACAATAGTAGCATATCACTCCGGAGGATTGCAGGGACTAAAGGGTTTAAGAGAAAGAAAGATTTGGAGTTAA
- a CDS encoding methyltransferase has translation MKIFKRILFVVLSRVYKIYSTKIRNYNFREIKLKILPGVFHPGFFFSTKFLISYLDSYELKDKRVLELGAGSGMISVYCAMKGASVSASDISLSAIDNIKINSSLNDCSIDVVYSDLFDSISKQEFDFIIINPPYFPQNPKNEAEFAWFCGSEFQYFEKLFKQITDFLYPQTIALMVLSEDCDIKKIKAIANKNNVEMKLIESKKFFGEENFIYQLRLNKN, from the coding sequence ATGAAAATTTTCAAACGAATATTGTTCGTTGTTTTAAGTCGTGTTTACAAAATTTATTCAACCAAAATAAGAAATTACAATTTCAGAGAAATTAAGTTAAAAATTCTGCCGGGAGTGTTTCATCCCGGATTTTTCTTCAGCACAAAATTTCTGATATCATACCTTGACAGTTATGAATTAAAAGATAAACGAGTGCTTGAACTTGGTGCCGGAAGCGGAATGATTTCGGTTTATTGTGCAATGAAGGGAGCTAGTGTATCTGCTAGTGATATAAGTTTATCTGCGATTGACAATATTAAAATAAACTCATCTTTAAATGATTGCAGCATAGATGTTGTTTATTCTGATCTGTTTGATTCAATTTCCAAACAAGAATTTGATTTCATTATAATTAATCCACCTTACTTTCCCCAAAATCCAAAGAATGAAGCTGAGTTTGCATGGTTTTGCGGAAGTGAATTTCAATACTTTGAAAAGTTGTTCAAACAGATTACGGATTTTCTTTATCCACAAACAATTGCTTTAATGGTTCTGTCTGAAGATTGCGATATTAAAAAGATTAAAGCAATTGCAAATAAAAATAATGTTGAGATGAAATTGATCGAATCAAAGAAATTTTTTGGGGAAGAGAATTTTATATATCAACTTCGCCTCAACAAAAATTAA
- a CDS encoding response regulator — translation MINVAIVEDNDTIREGLSALINGTDGYKCVAVFRDCESFLSKLNQLEIDVVLMDIGLPGINGIEGVQKAISRNPELNILMLTVYEESEKVFDALCAGATGYLVKKTPPAKLLEAIKDAYEGGSPMSSGIARQVINAFKETKTKNAADDNYNLSSREIEVLNLLADGYNYQEIAETLFISVDTVRHHIRNIYKKLHVHSQSEAVAKAIRKKII, via the coding sequence ATGATTAATGTTGCAATAGTAGAAGATAATGATACAATACGCGAAGGACTTTCAGCTTTAATTAACGGAACAGACGGATATAAATGTGTTGCCGTTTTCAGAGATTGTGAATCATTTCTATCGAAATTAAACCAGTTAGAAATTGATGTTGTACTTATGGATATAGGTTTACCCGGAATCAATGGAATTGAAGGCGTTCAGAAAGCAATTAGCAGGAATCCTGAACTTAATATTCTGATGCTGACTGTTTATGAAGAAAGTGAAAAAGTATTTGATGCTTTATGTGCCGGTGCAACAGGATATCTCGTAAAGAAAACTCCTCCTGCAAAACTTCTTGAAGCAATTAAAGATGCTTACGAAGGTGGTTCACCAATGAGTTCCGGTATTGCAAGACAGGTAATAAACGCCTTCAAAGAAACCAAAACAAAAAATGCTGCAGATGATAATTACAATCTGAGCTCCAGAGAAATTGAAGTATTAAATCTTTTGGCTGATGGATATAACTATCAGGAAATAGCAGAAACACTTTTTATCAGCGTTGACACTGTAAGACATCATATCAGAAATATTTATAAAAAACTTCATGTTCATTCACAATCGGAAGCTGTAGCAAAAGCAATAAGAAAAAAAATTATCTGA